ATTGCAAACACTGTTATAGAGACTCAGGTGAAAAATTAGAGGGAGAACTTACTACAAAGGAAGGGAAAAAGCTCATAGATGAAATTGTAAAGGCTAATTTTAAAATGATGATTTTTTCTGGTGGAGAGCCACTTATTAGAAAAGATATTTATGAACTTATTAATTATGGAGTAAAATCGGGGCTTAGATGTGTTTTGGGAAGTAATGGTACACTTATAACTTCAAATGCCGCGGAGAAATTAAAAAAAGCTGGAATTAGCACTGTTGCAGTAAGCTTGGACAGCATTAAAGCTAAAAAGCATGATAATTTTAGGGGACTTAAAGGGGCATGGGAAAGTACAATTATAGGAATTGAAAATCTAAAAAAAGCTGGTATTAAGTTTCAAATAAATACTACAGTAATGAATTGGAACAAATATGAAATAACTAATATAACTGATTTTGCTATAGGAATAGGTGCTTCTTCACATCATGTATTTTTTATGGTGCCAACTGGTAGAGGAGAAAATATAGAAAGTGAAATTTTAAATAAGGTAGATTATGAAAATTCAATTAAAGAGGTAATGTTAAAAGGGCAGGAAGGCAGAATAGAAATAAAACCGACTTGTGCACCACAGTTTGTAAGAATAGCAGAAGAAAATGAAGTACAAACAAGATTTAAAAAGGGATGTCTTGCAGGAATAAGCTACTGTATTGTTAGCCCTATAGGAAATGTTCAGCCTTGTGCATATTTGAATATTTCAGTTGGTAATGTAAGAGAAAAAGCTTTCTATGAAATATGGGAAGAAAGTTTAGTTCTGAAAAAGCTTAGACATAAAGAATATGAGGGTAAGTGTAATGTTTGTGAGTATAAAAATAGTTGTGGAGGATGTAGAGCACGAGCAGCTTTTTATAATAATCAAAATATAATGGCTTCTGATGACTTTTGTCTTCATTATATATAACGCATTAAAATTCTTACATTGTGGATTGTAAAATAT
The Clostridium felsineum DSM 794 DNA segment above includes these coding regions:
- the nirJ2 gene encoding putative heme d1 biosynthesis radical SAM protein NirJ2, yielding MIVSWNTTNSCNMNCKHCYRDSGEKLEGELTTKEGKKLIDEIVKANFKMMIFSGGEPLIRKDIYELINYGVKSGLRCVLGSNGTLITSNAAEKLKKAGISTVAVSLDSIKAKKHDNFRGLKGAWESTIIGIENLKKAGIKFQINTTVMNWNKYEITNITDFAIGIGASSHHVFFMVPTGRGENIESEILNKVDYENSIKEVMLKGQEGRIEIKPTCAPQFVRIAEENEVQTRFKKGCLAGISYCIVSPIGNVQPCAYLNISVGNVREKAFYEIWEESLVLKKLRHKEYEGKCNVCEYKNSCGGCRARAAFYNNQNIMASDDFCLHYI